From the genome of Malus domestica chromosome 04, GDT2T_hap1, one region includes:
- the LOC103419270 gene encoding uncharacterized protein → MEHTDMQAYVEKVKEDWGMYGCTIMSDGWTGPTRLSIINFMVYSNGKTIFLKSVDASNKTKDAKYIAKLLKDVIKEVGQSNVVHIVIDNGSTFVKAGEIMMERYPIYWTPYATHCIDLIFKNIGKQESVANVINKARKLTNYIYNHGWLLAQIRIFCQGDLVRPGATRFVTNYITINSILNKKAGLRQLFTSEEWYNSRFGESEEGKRIESRVLDHRLWDAMEGVQSIYEPLYSIMRIVNTEVVPTMPILYDMFHIMKEKISTLNGKKWILKIINHRWDVTLSRPLHQADINMKKGVGHNKELLSGLQRVFERLNPTRDRGLQEFGVEIASSSACERNWSTFALIHTKQRNGLAYTRLENIVSCYYNMKLKLHDEEAKMNKVAENDYIDLLDIAGQPSDDDNNPNQQWIMTAHLDDEQGNLDAVIAQHATQEGVDVDRVISEDVRSRDTSSFERDMLGTRQGQRRPLRDDASTDRKESSSNSLDNDGGSNVGS, encoded by the exons ATGGAACACACAGACATGCAAGCTTATGTGGAAAAGGTAAAGGAAGATTGGGGCATGTATGGATGCACCATCATGAGTGATGGATGGACTGGCCCAACGAGGTTGTCCATAATAAATTTCATGGTCTACTCAAACgggaaaacaatttttttgaaatcaGTGGATGCTTCAAATAAAACCAAGGATGCAAAGTACATCGCCAAATTGTTGAAGGATGTCATAAAAGAGGTTGGGCAGTCAAATGTTGTTCATATTGTCATCGACAATGGTTCAACCTTTGTTAAGGCTGGAGAGATAATGATGGAGCGGTATCCTATTTATTGGACTCCTTATGCTACACATTGCATTGatctaatatttaaaaatattggGAAGCAAGAGTCGGTGGCTAATGTCATAAATAAAGCCAGGAAATTAACCAACTACATTTACAATCATGGTTGGCTATTGGCTCAGATAAGGATCTTCTGTCAAGGAGATTTGGTCCGACCCGGTGCAACTCGGTTTGTGACAAACTACATCACCATCAATAGCATCTTAAATAAGAAAGCTGGGCTGAGGCAACTTTTTACAAGTGAGGAATGGTATAATAGTCGATTCGGTGAATCAGAAGAAGGGAAGAGAATTGAAAGTCGAGTCCTTGATCATAGATTATGGGATGCCATGGAAGGAGTGCAATCCATCTATGAGCCCTTATATAGCATCATGCGAATTGTTAACACAGAGGTAGTTCCTACAATGCCTATCTTATATGATATGTTTCACATAATGAAAGAGAAGATTTCTACGTTGAATGGAAAAAAATGGATTCTCAAAATCATCAATCACAGATGGGATGTCACATTATCTCGTCCATTACATCAAGCTG ATATCAATATGAAAAAAGGGGTTGGCCACAATAAAGAGTTACTTTCAGGACTCCAACGCGTATTTGAAAGGTTGAATCCAACTCGGGATAGAGGTTTGCAAGAATTTGGGGTCGAG ATAGCATCATCATCGGCATGTGAGCGAAATTGGAGTACATTTGCTCTTATTCACACGAAACAAAGGAACGGTCTCGCATATACTAGGCTGGAAAATATTGTCTCTTGCTATTATAATATGAAACTTAAGCTACATGATGAAGAGGCCAAAATGAACAAGGTTGCAGAAAATGACTACATAGACCTTCTTGACATTGCAGGGCAACCATCTGATGATGATAATAATCCAAATCAACAATGGATTATGACAGCTCACTTGGATGATGAACAAGGCAACCTTGATGCCGTTATAGCACAACATGCTACCCAAGAAGGAGTTGATGTTGATAGAGTCATATCCGAAGATGTTAGGAGTAGAGATACTTCATCAT